A genomic stretch from Chitinophaga agri includes:
- the cysD gene encoding sulfate adenylyltransferase subunit CysD, with the protein MTNKIQWEFPQALEDEAIYILRETAAQFERPAILFSGGKDSITIVRLAQKAFYPGKVPFPLLHVDTGHNFPETIQFRDWLVESLGLDLRVRYVQDSINQGKVQEETGKYASRNALQTVTLLDAIEELKFDACIGGARRDEEKARAKERIFSVRDEFGQWNAKMQRPELFDMLNGKIQHGENVRVFPISNWTELDVWNYIRREKLEIPSIYFSHEREIIERDGMYWPYSPFLNTTAEETPFREKVRFRTVGDMTCTAAVISEADKLEDIISEILEAKISERGARIDDKRSEAAMEKRKQAGYF; encoded by the coding sequence ATGACCAATAAAATACAGTGGGAGTTTCCGCAGGCACTGGAAGACGAGGCCATCTATATTTTACGTGAAACAGCCGCACAGTTTGAACGCCCCGCCATCCTGTTCTCAGGTGGTAAGGATTCTATCACCATCGTACGACTGGCGCAAAAGGCATTTTACCCTGGTAAAGTTCCTTTTCCTTTACTGCATGTAGATACCGGCCACAACTTCCCCGAAACTATTCAGTTCCGTGACTGGCTGGTGGAATCACTGGGTCTTGATCTTAGAGTAAGATACGTGCAGGATAGTATCAATCAGGGTAAAGTGCAGGAAGAAACTGGTAAATACGCCAGCAGGAACGCACTTCAGACAGTCACCCTGCTGGATGCTATCGAAGAACTGAAATTTGACGCCTGCATCGGTGGTGCCCGTCGTGATGAAGAGAAAGCCCGTGCAAAAGAAAGGATCTTCTCTGTAAGAGATGAATTTGGTCAGTGGAACGCTAAAATGCAACGCCCTGAGCTGTTTGATATGCTGAATGGTAAAATCCAGCACGGCGAGAACGTGCGGGTATTCCCTATCTCTAACTGGACAGAACTGGACGTATGGAACTACATCCGCAGAGAGAAACTGGAAATTCCTTCCATCTACTTCTCTCACGAAAGAGAGATCATTGAGAGAGACGGTATGTACTGGCCCTACTCTCCATTCCTCAATACCACTGCAGAAGAAACACCTTTCCGTGAAAAAGTACGTTTCCGTACAGTAGGCGATATGACCTGTACCGCTGCTGTGATCTCCGAAGCGGATAAACTGGAAGATATCATCTCCGAAATACTGGAAGCCAAAATATCTGAAAGAGGCGCCCGCATTGACGATAAACGTTCCGAAGCCGCTATGGAAAAAAGAAAACAGGCCGGATACTTTTAA
- a CDS encoding phosphoadenylyl-sulfate reductase, producing the protein MDNISTALEGLDPIAAMQYLAAAFPGAVAFSTSFGQEDQVIADMIWRANLPIRVFTLDTGRLFQETYDLMDLTRARYKQPFEVYFPETAAVEKLLLEKGPNSFYESVENRKECCNIRKVVPLNRALQGVKVWITGLRAEQSENRQSLHPIEWDESRQLYKYNPLINWTFDEMINYLAEKNVPYNKLHDKGFISIGCAPCTRAIEPGEHPRAGRWWWEISKKECGLHG; encoded by the coding sequence ATGGATAATATCAGTACAGCACTGGAAGGGTTAGATCCAATTGCTGCCATGCAGTATCTGGCAGCAGCATTTCCCGGAGCGGTGGCCTTCTCCACCTCATTTGGACAGGAAGATCAGGTGATTGCCGACATGATCTGGCGCGCCAACTTACCGATCAGGGTATTTACCCTTGATACAGGACGTTTGTTCCAGGAAACCTATGACCTGATGGACCTTACCCGTGCCCGCTATAAGCAACCTTTTGAGGTGTATTTTCCGGAAACGGCTGCAGTAGAAAAACTACTGCTGGAAAAAGGTCCTAACAGCTTCTACGAATCCGTTGAGAACCGTAAAGAATGCTGTAACATCCGGAAGGTAGTACCACTTAACCGCGCATTACAGGGTGTAAAGGTCTGGATCACCGGACTGCGCGCTGAACAATCGGAAAACCGCCAGTCACTCCACCCTATTGAGTGGGACGAAAGCAGACAGTTGTATAAGTACAATCCGCTTATTAACTGGACCTTTGACGAGATGATCAACTACCTGGCAGAAAAGAACGTTCCCTACAATAAACTGCATGATAAGGGCTTTATCTCCATCGGATGCGCTCCATGTACACGTGCTATCGAACCGGGCGAACATCCCCGTGCCGGAAGATGGTGGTGGGAAATCTCCAAAAAAGAATGCGGCCTGCATGGCTGA
- a CDS encoding RrF2 family transcriptional regulator, translating to MLSKKTQYAFHALIHLAENADKGPILISEIAQEKSISIKFLENILLELKNAGILGSKKGKGGGYYLLKTPKEIPLAKIIRLLDGAIALLPCVSLNYYEKCENCRDEAVCGLNDVMGKVRDATLKILEHKTLKDILTRNVSIL from the coding sequence ATGTTGTCTAAAAAAACACAATACGCTTTTCACGCACTCATACACCTGGCAGAGAATGCAGATAAAGGGCCCATTCTTATATCTGAAATAGCACAGGAAAAGAGCATTTCTATCAAATTCCTGGAGAACATCCTGCTGGAGTTGAAGAATGCCGGAATTTTGGGCAGTAAGAAAGGTAAAGGCGGCGGCTATTACCTGCTGAAAACACCGAAGGAAATTCCGCTCGCAAAGATCATCCGTCTGCTGGATGGTGCGATCGCCCTCCTTCCCTGCGTGAGTCTCAACTACTATGAAAAGTGTGAGAATTGCCGGGATGAAGCTGTCTGCGGATTGAATGATGTGATGGGCAAAGTGAGAGATGCGACGCTGAAAATACTTGAGCATAAGACGCTGAAGGATATATTGACCAGAAATGTGTCGATATTATAG
- the dapB gene encoding 4-hydroxy-tetrahydrodipicolinate reductase gives MKIALIGYGKMGKAIEAIAVAKGHEIVHRIDQESTHLLEKAELSKADVAIEFTGPETAYNNILKCFAANVPVVVGSTGWLEHLSTVKSLCLEQHQAFLYASNFSVGVNIFFEVNKRLAELMASQPQYGVKMEEIHHTQKKDAPSGTAITLAEQVMEKVLRKKEWINEEEGTAEQLSIVSKRIDPAPGTHSITYTSAIDDITITHTAHSREGFASGAVVAAEWILGKKGVFGMKDVLSL, from the coding sequence ATGAAAATAGCGCTTATCGGTTACGGAAAAATGGGAAAGGCAATTGAGGCTATCGCCGTTGCCAAAGGACATGAGATCGTCCATCGTATTGATCAGGAGAGCACCCACCTGCTCGAGAAGGCTGAACTGAGCAAAGCTGATGTCGCTATCGAGTTCACCGGTCCTGAAACCGCCTATAACAATATACTGAAGTGCTTCGCTGCCAATGTGCCTGTTGTAGTAGGCAGCACCGGCTGGCTGGAACACCTTTCTACAGTTAAATCGCTGTGTCTGGAGCAACACCAGGCTTTCTTATATGCCAGCAATTTCAGCGTAGGTGTGAACATCTTCTTTGAAGTGAACAAACGCCTGGCTGAATTAATGGCCAGTCAGCCGCAATATGGTGTGAAGATGGAAGAGATCCATCACACACAGAAAAAGGACGCACCAAGTGGTACGGCGATCACCCTGGCTGAACAGGTGATGGAAAAAGTACTGCGCAAAAAGGAATGGATCAATGAGGAAGAGGGCACTGCCGAACAGTTGTCCATCGTGTCCAAACGTATTGACCCGGCCCCCGGTACACACAGCATCACCTATACGTCGGCCATCGACGATATCACGATCACCCATACGGCTCACTCCCGTGAAGGTTTCGCTTCCGGCGCCGTTGTGGCGGCCGAGTGGATCCTGGGTAAGAAAGGGGTATTCGGTATGAAAGACGTCCTGAGTCTGTAA
- a CDS encoding DUF5683 domain-containing protein: MAKKSGNTFSLYLIRISLLAMAVMVCIPGHLLAQDSLKASYLRKQQPDSRQDTTELYVKRDSVAPVITKSLHSPRKAAFYSAVLPGLGQIYNRQYWKLPLVYAALGITTGTFIFNMDKYRTYRDAYRIRMDGNADTHDQFENLYRNPNSLKSLRDAYREYVDYSVLVFVLAYGLNIVDATVFAHLKDFNMSDDLSIKVVPTIINNQALGLSLRVNIGKKKSTGQGLTLANRW, translated from the coding sequence GTGGCTAAAAAGTCCGGGAATACATTCTCCTTATATTTAATACGCATCAGTTTACTGGCAATGGCAGTAATGGTCTGTATACCAGGTCATCTGCTGGCACAGGATAGCCTTAAAGCATCCTATCTTCGTAAACAACAACCTGACAGCCGACAGGATACTACCGAACTCTATGTTAAAAGAGATTCGGTCGCACCTGTTATTACAAAAAGCCTGCATAGCCCGCGTAAAGCAGCGTTCTATTCAGCAGTACTGCCAGGTCTTGGACAGATCTACAACCGCCAGTACTGGAAACTGCCGCTGGTATATGCCGCTCTGGGCATCACCACCGGTACGTTCATTTTCAACATGGATAAATACCGTACCTACCGCGATGCTTACCGTATCCGTATGGACGGCAATGCCGATACCCATGACCAGTTCGAGAACCTTTACCGGAATCCCAATTCACTCAAATCACTGAGGGACGCCTACCGGGAATATGTAGACTATTCCGTACTCGTATTCGTACTGGCTTATGGCCTCAATATCGTGGATGCTACTGTATTTGCCCATCTGAAGGACTTTAATATGTCAGATGACCTCAGTATAAAAGTGGTCCCGACCATTATCAATAATCAGGCACTGGGACTCAGCTTGCGTGTGAATATTGGCAAGAAAAAGAGTACTGGCCAGGGCCTGACCCTTGCAAACAGGTGGTAA
- a CDS encoding ParB/RepB/Spo0J family partition protein — protein MSNQSKGNPNKKEALGKGIRSLLQNIDTDLKQTTSALGEQVVAQAAGIERIPLDQIEINPKQPRRDFDEKALQELSMSISLHDIIQPITVSKLGPKKYQLIAGERRLRASRIAGIKDIPAYVRQVNDQELLELALLENLQRENLNAIEIGLSYKRLMEECELTQEQVADRMGKERSTVTNYIRLLKLPPDIQVAVRNGQISMGHARALIALENVEKQLYVFNEIIQDSLSVRQTEDLVRKTGLDKNNIKKAAGKVSLPPVYQKIEDNLASHFATKVKLDRNKNGKGSVTIEFYSDEELDSILEKIDLYGG, from the coding sequence ATGAGCAATCAGAGTAAGGGCAATCCTAATAAGAAAGAGGCGCTGGGGAAAGGTATCCGCTCGCTGCTGCAAAATATTGATACTGACCTGAAACAAACTACCAGTGCGCTTGGCGAACAGGTGGTGGCACAGGCTGCTGGTATTGAGCGTATTCCGCTTGACCAGATAGAGATCAATCCAAAACAGCCGCGCCGGGACTTTGATGAGAAAGCTCTGCAGGAATTGAGCATGTCTATCTCGCTGCACGACATTATACAGCCTATCACCGTATCAAAACTGGGGCCTAAGAAGTACCAGCTGATAGCAGGTGAGAGACGTCTTCGTGCCAGCAGGATTGCCGGTATCAAAGATATCCCGGCGTATGTCCGTCAGGTCAATGACCAGGAACTCCTGGAACTGGCCCTGCTGGAAAACCTGCAGCGCGAAAATCTGAATGCTATAGAAATCGGCCTCAGCTACAAACGTCTTATGGAAGAGTGCGAACTCACCCAGGAACAGGTAGCTGACCGTATGGGTAAGGAAAGAAGTACTGTCACCAACTATATCCGCCTGCTGAAACTGCCACCTGATATCCAGGTAGCCGTGCGTAACGGTCAGATTAGTATGGGCCACGCCCGGGCACTGATCGCCCTGGAAAATGTAGAAAAACAGCTCTACGTTTTCAATGAGATCATTCAGGATAGTCTGTCTGTACGTCAGACAGAAGACCTGGTACGTAAAACGGGCCTCGATAAGAACAACATTAAAAAGGCTGCCGGCAAGGTATCCCTGCCGCCTGTCTATCAGAAAATAGAAGACAACCTCGCAAGCCATTTTGCAACAAAGGTGAAACTGGACAGAAATAAGAACGGAAAAGGAAGCGTGACCATCGAGTTTTACTCTGACGAGGAACTTGACAGCATCTTAGAAAAAATAGACTTATACGGTGGCTAA
- a CDS encoding ParA family protein — MARVIAIANQKGGVGKTTSAINLASSLAVLEYRTLLVDADPQANSTTGLGFDLRNVQQSLYDCMVNDKQAKDVILESETPNLKVLPSHIDLVGAELELINHPNREQVMKQVIATVKDDYDFVIVDCSPSLGLITVNALVASDSVIIPVQCEFFALEGLGKLLNTIKIVQSRLNTNLAIEGILMTMYDGRLRLSNQVVDEVKQHFEESVFNTIIHRNTKLGEAPSFGKSVIMYDAASTGAINYLNLAKEILQKNNFTRINLEDKILAINNEQSE; from the coding sequence ATGGCAAGAGTAATTGCAATAGCTAATCAGAAAGGTGGGGTAGGGAAAACTACCAGTGCTATCAACCTGGCAAGCAGCCTGGCTGTACTGGAATACAGAACGTTACTGGTAGATGCGGATCCGCAGGCTAACAGTACCACTGGTTTAGGTTTTGACCTGCGTAACGTACAGCAGAGCTTATATGACTGTATGGTAAATGACAAGCAGGCCAAAGACGTGATCCTGGAATCGGAGACGCCGAACCTGAAAGTGCTGCCTTCCCATATTGATCTGGTAGGTGCAGAACTGGAACTCATCAACCACCCGAACAGGGAACAGGTGATGAAACAGGTGATAGCGACAGTAAAAGATGACTATGATTTCGTAATAGTAGACTGCTCTCCTTCCCTGGGCCTGATCACCGTGAACGCACTCGTGGCGTCCGACTCCGTGATCATCCCCGTACAGTGTGAGTTCTTCGCGCTGGAAGGTCTGGGCAAGTTGTTAAATACCATTAAGATCGTTCAGAGCCGCCTCAATACTAACCTGGCTATCGAGGGTATCCTGATGACCATGTACGATGGTCGCCTGCGACTCAGCAACCAGGTGGTAGACGAAGTGAAACAACACTTCGAGGAAAGTGTGTTCAACACGATCATCCACCGTAATACCAAACTGGGCGAAGCACCAAGCTTCGGTAAATCAGTTATTATGTATGATGCCGCCAGTACCGGCGCCATCAACTATCTGAACCTGGCCAAAGAAATTCTGCAAAAGAATAACTTCACACGTATTAACCTGGAAGATAAAATTTTAGCAATTAACAATGAGCAATCAGAGTAA
- a CDS encoding metal-dependent hydrolase, whose translation MKFTYYGHSSFGVEIKGKKIVFDPFITHNELAKTVDINKIEADYIFCSHGHDDHVADLVVLAKRTNATVVGAFELTSWAGRQGLERVHPMNTGGKWQFDFGTVKCVVAHHSSGMPDGSYGGNPMGFVFTTDEGNFYFAGDTALTLDMQLIPGFAKLDFAILPIGDNFTMGADDAIVAAGFIDCKRIIGVHYDTFGYIKIDKEKTQQQFAAAGLELLLPAIGSSIDL comes from the coding sequence ATGAAATTTACCTATTACGGACATTCGAGCTTCGGAGTGGAGATTAAAGGAAAGAAGATTGTTTTTGACCCGTTCATTACACACAACGAGCTGGCAAAAACAGTGGATATCAATAAAATAGAGGCAGATTATATATTTTGCTCTCATGGGCATGATGATCATGTGGCTGACCTCGTTGTACTGGCGAAACGGACAAATGCGACCGTTGTTGGCGCGTTTGAACTGACAAGCTGGGCGGGTAGACAGGGGCTGGAAAGGGTACATCCGATGAATACCGGTGGTAAATGGCAGTTTGACTTCGGCACAGTGAAATGTGTGGTCGCTCATCATTCCAGTGGCATGCCGGACGGTTCTTACGGAGGCAATCCCATGGGATTCGTTTTTACGACTGACGAAGGAAATTTTTATTTTGCAGGAGATACTGCGCTAACTTTAGATATGCAGCTCATACCTGGGTTTGCTAAACTGGATTTTGCAATTTTACCAATAGGAGATAATTTCACCATGGGAGCTGATGATGCAATTGTGGCCGCAGGGTTTATTGATTGCAAACGCATTATAGGCGTTCATTATGACACCTTTGGGTATATCAAGATAGATAAGGAAAAAACGCAGCAGCAGTTTGCGGCCGCGGGGCTGGAACTGTTACTGCCGGCAATAGGAAGTAGCATTGATCTTTAG
- a CDS encoding metallophosphoesterase yields the protein MRNRSGLNTIVLLFILLLLDIYVFMAVRAIFRGASTRVRNIVFGAYWAVSALVLITVGLLPYLSWQDWPANTRSYILTVIFGIVFAKVLAAVFLLLDDLRRGVQWIIRRFSKKKEVAIPANAISRSRFFSQVALLLGGGMFATLMYGLSNKYNYRVHKLKLSFKNLPPAFKGLRIVQISDIHSGSLTDREAVIKGVEMINAQQADLVLFTGDLVNDRATEMDSMMDVFNKIKAPMGVYSTLGNHDYGDYYAWPDKNETTGYSALREQNLERLKQIHAEIGWKLLMNEHVVLERNGQQIGLLGIENWSAMSRFPKYGDMKKAHADTAHLPFKILMSHDPTHWDAEVRPVYPDIDLMLAGHTHGMQFGVEIPGFKWSPARFIYKEWAGLYKEGKQHLYVNRGFGFLGYPGRVGILPEITVIELA from the coding sequence ATGCGCAATCGCTCCGGATTAAACACGATAGTACTATTATTCATACTTCTATTACTGGATATCTATGTTTTTATGGCCGTAAGGGCCATCTTCAGGGGCGCTTCCACGCGGGTCCGCAACATAGTTTTTGGTGCCTACTGGGCGGTGTCCGCGCTGGTACTTATCACGGTTGGCCTGTTGCCCTACCTGAGCTGGCAGGACTGGCCTGCGAATACCCGTTCCTATATCCTGACCGTTATTTTCGGGATTGTCTTTGCGAAGGTGCTGGCAGCTGTGTTCCTCCTGCTGGACGATCTCCGTCGTGGGGTACAATGGATCATCCGCCGTTTCAGTAAGAAGAAAGAGGTCGCTATCCCGGCTAATGCGATCTCCCGTTCCCGCTTCTTCTCGCAGGTAGCCCTGCTGCTGGGAGGTGGTATGTTTGCCACTCTGATGTACGGTTTGTCCAATAAATACAATTACCGGGTGCATAAACTGAAACTGAGCTTTAAGAATCTGCCACCCGCATTCAAAGGACTGCGGATTGTACAGATATCTGATATTCATTCGGGTAGTCTGACCGACCGGGAAGCCGTGATCAAAGGTGTTGAAATGATCAATGCGCAGCAGGCCGACCTGGTACTATTTACCGGCGACCTGGTAAACGACCGCGCTACCGAAATGGATAGTATGATGGATGTCTTCAACAAGATCAAGGCGCCCATGGGAGTATATTCTACCCTGGGTAACCACGACTACGGCGATTATTACGCCTGGCCCGATAAAAATGAGACGACCGGCTACAGCGCCCTGCGTGAACAGAACCTGGAAAGACTGAAGCAGATACATGCTGAAATTGGCTGGAAGCTGCTGATGAACGAACACGTTGTGCTGGAAAGGAACGGTCAGCAGATTGGTTTACTGGGAATTGAGAACTGGAGTGCTATGAGCCGCTTCCCTAAATACGGCGATATGAAGAAGGCACATGCCGATACAGCCCACCTGCCGTTTAAAATACTGATGTCACACGATCCGACCCATTGGGATGCAGAAGTAAGACCTGTATATCCTGATATTGACCTCATGCTGGCTGGCCATACACATGGTATGCAGTTCGGTGTGGAGATCCCTGGTTTCAAATGGAGCCCTGCACGCTTTATCTATAAGGAATGGGCAGGGCTGTATAAAGAAGGGAAGCAGCATCTCTATGTGAACAGGGGCTTCGGCTTTCTGGGCTACCCTGGCCGTGTAGGCATCCTGCCAGAGATCACCGTCATAGAGCTCGCCTGA